CCGAAGAGGTAATGGACGAGGTATATAAAGGAGTTGACAAATTACACCTTAAATTAAAATCACTTGTCAAAACTCTTGTCGAACAGCAAACTTCGGGTTCTAAATTTGATACAATAGAATTATCTAGTTTTACTAGAAAGGTAATTCAAGATATGCGAGAGATTTACAATCAACCCGATATTGACATTGAAGTAGATTTAACAGACGAACAAACTATTTCTTTTGTTCCTGACTTAATGTATAGTATTATGCAAAACCTCCTTTCAAATGCTATAAAATATCGCTCTCCGAAACGTACTCCCAAAATAAAAATATGGGCAGAATCTCAAGAAGAATATTATTGCTTAAATGTAGAAGATAACGGAATAGGAATCGACATGGAAGCCAATAAAAACCGTCTATTTGGTATGTTTCAACGTTTGCACGAAGATAATACTGAAATAGAAGGAAGAGGAATCGGATTACATTTAGTTAGAAATATCGTATACAGTAATGGTGGAAAAATAGATGTAAAAAGTACAGTTGATGAAGGAACTACTTTTATTGTTTGTTTGCCTAGAGAGCCAAAATTTTAATCTTCTTCAAAAAATTTCTTATAAACAGGACTTCTATAGGCAAATTGCGCCCACATTCCAGGATAAATTATTGTATCTAAAATTTTAGATGAAGTATAATAATCTATATCATCGATAATTATACACGAATTCTCATCTACTTTTCTTATTCTGTGGTGATGTTTCCATTTTTTGAGAGGAAAGGGCAAATCTTTTTCGGCTGTATCTATAAAATAAATTTCACTTTCTGTTTCAGCTTGTTCAACAATATAGGAAGTCCATTTTGAGCTATAAATTCCAAAATCTAATTCTAGATGTACTTCATCGCCTACCTTACAGCCATCAAAACGATTGAGTTTGAGCTTCGGAAAAGGAGGACTAAGTTTTAAAAATAGTTTTTCTGTAAAGCCATTCCATACCTCTTTGGCAGAACGGTTGATTGGAGTTTCAATGGTTAGTTTCATAATCTATAAAATCAAATTGTGAAGGAAAATGTTTTGTTATCTTTGTAAACTTAAATTCTTTCTCGGTCTGACCTTCGGCACTGACCTACATCATAAATAAAAAGATATTTTGCATTCATTCACAATTTATCATTCATAATTCACCATTCAAAAAAATGCTTTTCTCTGATATTTTAGGTTTAGATCAACTCAAAAAAACGCTTACTTCTGCTGTTCATAATAATCATGTGGCACATGCACAGCTTTTTTTAGGTTATGAAGGAAGTGCAGGTCTTTCTCTTGCTTGGGCGTATGCTACTTTTTTAAATTGTGAAAACAAACAAGAAAATGATGCTTGTGGAAAGTGTAGTTCGTGCATTCGCTACAAAAAGCTAATTCACCCAGATTTACATTTTGTTTTTCCGACAGCAAAAGCAAAAGCCTACAAGGAGAGAGAGGAGTTTATGAAAGGTTGGCGAGAATTTTTACCAAAACATAAATACCCAGTTTTGCAAGATTGGTCTGATTATTTGGAAACAGATGGCAAGCAGTTTAGTATTTCGGTGGCAGAAAGTCGTTATATTTCAAAAATTTTATCTCTGAAAGCGTATGAAGGAGGTTACAAGATTTTGATTTTGTGGTTGCCTGAATATATGAATGCGAGTGCAGCAAACGCACTTTTGAAAGGGTTAGAAGAACCTCCAAAAAATACTATCTTTCTTTTGGTAGCCGAAAAAACTGATAAAATATTAGCTACTATTCTTTCTCGTTGTCAGCTTATTCAAGTTCCTCGTTATTCTGACCAAGAAGTCAAGGAATATTTGATAAGTCAGAATATAAAGGAAGAAGAAGCTGGAGAAATTGCGCCTTTAGTAGATGGAAACTTGAATGAAGCCATGAAACTAAGTGAGCATTCGCAAAACAAAAATCAAGAGCTTTTTAGAGATTGGATGCGCCTTTGTTTCAAACACGATTATGCAGGTTTTGTAAATCAAGCTGATGTATTTCATAGCCTAGGAAAAGAAGGTCAAAAAACACTTTTAATGTATGCTCTGACTATTTTGAGAGAATCTTTGATTTCTAATTTTGGCACAGAACAGCTTATCCGTACCGAATCTGAAACACTAAAATTTGTACAGAATTTTGCTAAAGTTATCGATGAAAGAAATATTTTTTCGTTGGTAGAAAAGATAGATGAAGCCTATTTTCACTTAGAAAGAAATGCAAATTCTAAAATTATTTTTATGGATTTGTCGGTACAGATTGCTAGATTATTGAGATAAAAAAACTTCTAAACTATTTATACAATGAGAAAAACAGTTGTATTTGCTATTCTATTTTTGATTTTTTCTTTTACTACTATTTCTTCAAACTCAATTATAGACAATAAAGATGATTTTTCTATTGAAGTTGAAGAAAGCGCAATGCTCATTCACAATAATTACAAAATCTCACAAGATTGTATTAATATAAGATTACAAACACCACCTATAAAAGATGTATCCTATTCAAAAGTAGTTTCTAAAACTGATAGAAAAATAATTACTGATTTATTAGATAAAATAGAATTTGACGAACTTCGGAAAAGCTATTCCTATTATGCCATTGATGATATGGTAGAATATGATTTCACAGTCAATTACAAAGGAAAGAGTAAATCAATTCACATATACGATGTCAAAGTAAAACCTATTTTTGATTTGGTAGCAAAAATAAATACACTCTTGCCAAAAGAATATGCTATTGGTTATGATGAAGCCTACCTTTCTTTATCTAAAAGATAATAATACCAAAATGAAAACTAAACTACACCTAAATTTTTATCGATACAGATTGCCAGAGTTTTGAGATAACTTTTTAATATTTCTATATAGGTCAGCCTCGTAGAGCAGACCGTTTATAGTCTGTTCAAATAATAATCTAGTCTTTTTTCGTTCTTTAGTTATGAAATATCTACAAAACCCTTATTTGCCTACGGCTATTCTGTTGTTTCTACTCGCTTTTTTGGGGTACAAGACTTTTTTTGATGAACGTTATACTCAAACTGAAAAAGAAATTTTTGGTTATAATTATCATCAAAATATAGGCTTGAAGGAAGAATATACTGAATTAGCAACAAGAGCGTGGCATAGTGTGGGAAGGCATTTTGAAGAACATGGAGTTGAAGAAAACGATTACATAAAAAAGATAGATGCTCGTTTCAAAAAACAAAGAGATGAACTTCAAAAAATTTATCAAGAAACTCATAATACCTATTTTGAAGAGCCAAGATTTGAGTTAGTCAAAGAAAAAGTAAAATCAAATCCCAAATATACAGAAGAGCGTACCGTCGTCGAATTTCCTAATCTGAAAGTCGTTACAGCTTTCAATGAATATGTCCAAAAAGTATCAGCTTTAGATTCCTCGCTTTCGAAGCGTTATCAAGATTTTGTGTTTGAAGAGGGAATGAACAACAAAGAATTAGACGATTTTTATTTTGATACAGACGATTATTTGAGAGCCTTTCATTATTCTCGTTTTGAGGCACAACTTGCCACTATGTATTACGAAGATGCAAAACTACTTTCAAGAAAATATTTTCTCTTTCCTCTTGATTTGAAAGCAGAAGATATAAAAGTTGTGCCTTATGTGCATTACAAAAAAGAAAAAGACAAACCATATTATATTATTACAATGAGTGTTGTTCCTTTCGATAAAGAGAATACTCGTCTCGTTTACCCAGAAAATGTAGAAACCAAATTTGATGAAAATGGATTTATCATTGTCCCAAAAGAATTTAGAAAAGGAATACAGAAATTTCAAGTACAAATTCCAACGCTTCTTCAAAGTGATACTTCTTTTGTTATCGTACAAGATTTTGACTACCTAAATAAATATTATAAAGATGAAGAGTAAAACTGTATTTTCTGTTTCGCTTTGGTTCTTGATTGCTTTCTTAGGGGGGTATTATTTCGTTTCTCAAAAGAGTAATAAAGAAAACGAAGTTTTTGCAGTAGAAAAAAGTAGTCAAGTCTTGAAAAAGTCGATAAAACAGGCTCATAAAGACAGATATTTGACACTTTTGTATCACGTAGGAGCTACTATTGCTTATAGTAAAAGAGAACAATACACATTTCGCAACATAGAAAATGCTCATAAACTGGCAGAAATCAGATACGAAAAAGGTACTATTTCTCTAGATGATATGGAAAAATATCCTCTAACCAAAAATGAGTTTTCTAATAAAATTATTTCTCAAAATGATTTTAATTATTGCTCATCTAAGGAAAATAAATTTGTACAAAAATTACACAAACTTTATTTGTACAAAGACTTGATGAATTTTGTAGATGATGAAACCTACCCAAACATATCTTATTGGGGAACAGGATATAGAAGGTTTGATATTAAAATTATAGAAAACGATAAAATAGCTATTAGATTGACAGATATTTTTCATCCAGAACCTATTGAATACTATTTAAAATGAAAACTAAAACTATATTTTCTTTTTCTCTTTGGAGTTTGATAGGGATTTTTTGTTGTTCATACTTTTTTTTGGAAGAAAGGCAAGAAGAGAGAAATATCAAATCACTTGAAATCAGTAGTAGATTTTTGATAGAGAAAAGCAAGACAATTTTTTTAGAAGAATTACAAGAAGGAGAAACTCAAATGGCAGAAAGTGGCTATCACCCAAAAGATGTCAGTTTATATAGTTCATTGAGGAAGAATTATGAACTTTCGGATTCTTTGTACAAAACCGACAATTATAAATGGACTGTATTGAAAGAATATTTGAGAGATAGCTCTTATC
This is a stretch of genomic DNA from Bernardetia sp. MNP-M8. It encodes these proteins:
- a CDS encoding ATP-binding protein; translated protein: MNRTLNRIHILLIEDNIADQFLMQEILEKTTFPVKNLITAGTLTEGLKELNTKKVDLVFLDLSLPDSHGLETCKTITDNYYGTPVIVLTGLNDVHVGLEAISLGAADYIVKGTLDEFGMERAILYALQRNEAQKQMTKTMDMLRGYNQKLEQFAHIISHDLMSPIISIKASIQLYELEKKHNDLTQTAEEVMDEVYKGVDKLHLKLKSLVKTLVEQQTSGSKFDTIELSSFTRKVIQDMREIYNQPDIDIEVDLTDEQTISFVPDLMYSIMQNLLSNAIKYRSPKRTPKIKIWAESQEEYYCLNVEDNGIGIDMEANKNRLFGMFQRLHEDNTEIEGRGIGLHLVRNIVYSNGGKIDVKSTVDEGTTFIVCLPREPKF
- a CDS encoding DNA polymerase III subunit delta', with protein sequence MLFSDILGLDQLKKTLTSAVHNNHVAHAQLFLGYEGSAGLSLAWAYATFLNCENKQENDACGKCSSCIRYKKLIHPDLHFVFPTAKAKAYKEREEFMKGWREFLPKHKYPVLQDWSDYLETDGKQFSISVAESRYISKILSLKAYEGGYKILILWLPEYMNASAANALLKGLEEPPKNTIFLLVAEKTDKILATILSRCQLIQVPRYSDQEVKEYLISQNIKEEEAGEIAPLVDGNLNEAMKLSEHSQNKNQELFRDWMRLCFKHDYAGFVNQADVFHSLGKEGQKTLLMYALTILRESLISNFGTEQLIRTESETLKFVQNFAKVIDERNIFSLVEKIDEAYFHLERNANSKIIFMDLSVQIARLLR